From a single Planctellipticum variicoloris genomic region:
- a CDS encoding sugar phosphate isomerase/epimerase family protein, translating into MKFAICQELFEGWDWERQCQSIAEIGYTGIEVAPFTLADRIGDVSPERRRELRRQAQAQGLTIVGLHWLLAKTTGLHLTAFDPRTRNETAKYLRELAQGCADLGGSTLVFGSPAQRSLERGMNRKQALANATEVFSAVMPIFADCGVTLCIEPLTPNETDFLNTCAEARVLIEMVDHPNFRLIQDVKAMLSEPTPIPQLIAQYADVTRHFHVNDDNLLGPGMGPTDYKPIFQALLDSKYDGWVSVEVFDYRPGPEHIAKESLSYMQSVLRELQPSQ; encoded by the coding sequence ATGAAGTTCGCCATCTGTCAGGAACTGTTCGAAGGCTGGGACTGGGAACGACAGTGCCAGTCCATTGCGGAAATCGGATACACCGGCATCGAAGTCGCGCCGTTCACCCTGGCCGATCGCATCGGCGACGTCAGCCCGGAGCGCCGGAGAGAATTGCGTCGCCAGGCCCAGGCTCAGGGGTTGACCATCGTCGGCCTGCACTGGCTCCTCGCGAAGACGACCGGACTCCATCTGACCGCGTTCGATCCGCGGACGCGCAACGAAACCGCCAAGTACCTTCGCGAACTCGCGCAAGGCTGCGCCGACCTCGGCGGTTCGACCCTGGTCTTCGGTTCCCCCGCGCAGCGATCGCTTGAACGAGGCATGAATCGCAAACAGGCCCTCGCCAACGCCACCGAAGTCTTCAGCGCCGTCATGCCGATCTTCGCCGACTGCGGCGTAACGCTCTGCATCGAACCGCTCACGCCCAACGAAACCGACTTCCTCAACACCTGCGCCGAAGCCAGGGTGCTCATCGAGATGGTCGATCATCCAAACTTCCGCCTAATCCAGGACGTGAAGGCGATGCTGAGCGAGCCGACGCCGATTCCGCAGTTGATCGCGCAGTACGCCGACGTCACGCGGCACTTCCACGTCAACGACGACAATCTCCTCGGACCGGGTATGGGGCCGACGGACTACAAGCCGATCTTCCAGGCCCTGCTCGACAGCAAGTACGACGGCTGGGTGTCGGTCGAAGTGTTCGACTACCGGCCCGGTCCCGAGCACATCGCGAAAGAAAGTCTGAGCTACATGCAGTCGGTGCTGCGGGAGCTGCAACCGTCGCAATGA
- the rnc gene encoding ribonuclease III yields MAEIFDDASDSDPLAECERRLKYAFRDRGLLRRCLTHSSIAPTRLESNERLEFLGDAILGAVVCEMLFQRFPDEPEGELTRIKSVVVSRTTCAKISGDLSLHDQVLIGKGLSGFNAVPSSVMAAVFESLIAGIYLDGGYDAARVFVSGLVGPEIDRVVHSSHGKNYKSLLQQHTQKLLGQTPVYRIVDEKGPDHSKCFLIAAVIGGEEFSAAWGPNKKDAEQRAAENAWFQIQGRSAGYAPDASAEPPIDRD; encoded by the coding sequence ATGGCAGAGATTTTCGACGATGCGAGCGACAGCGATCCGTTGGCCGAGTGCGAACGTCGACTGAAGTACGCTTTTCGCGACCGCGGCCTGCTCCGTCGCTGCCTGACGCATTCGTCGATCGCTCCGACGCGGCTGGAGTCGAACGAGCGGCTCGAGTTTCTGGGGGATGCGATCCTGGGGGCGGTCGTGTGCGAGATGCTGTTCCAGCGTTTCCCCGACGAACCGGAAGGGGAGTTGACGCGGATCAAGTCGGTGGTGGTGAGCCGGACGACGTGCGCCAAGATCAGCGGCGATTTGAGTCTGCACGACCAGGTCTTGATCGGGAAGGGGCTCAGCGGCTTTAACGCGGTGCCGAGCTCGGTGATGGCGGCGGTGTTCGAGTCGTTGATTGCGGGGATCTATCTCGACGGGGGCTACGATGCGGCCAGGGTCTTCGTGAGCGGTCTGGTCGGCCCGGAGATCGACCGGGTGGTTCATTCGAGCCACGGCAAGAACTACAAGAGCCTGCTGCAGCAGCACACTCAGAAGCTGCTCGGGCAGACGCCGGTTTACCGGATCGTCGACGAGAAGGGGCCGGACCACTCGAAGTGTTTTCTCATTGCGGCGGTGATCGGGGGCGAGGAGTTTTCGGCGGCGTGGGGTCCGAACAAGAAGGACGCGGAACAGCGCGCGGCGGAGAACGCGTGGTTTCAGATACAGGGCCGTTCCGCGGGATACGCGCCGGATGCGTCTGCCGAGCCGCCGATCGACCGGGATTGA
- a CDS encoding sugar phosphate isomerase/epimerase family protein, whose translation MRLGYNTNGLSDHRWDQALELMAAVGYQSVAITIDHHCLNPFSPKLIDDVNRMRRLLDRYRLTSVVETGARFLLNPRQKHEPTLVSPTESERAGRIDFLRRCIDIAHDLGASAVSCWSGVLRNDAPAEDVWARLTSSLPGVLDYAGTKGLRLAFEPEPGMFIEKLDQFRELNERLGRDDLGLTLDIGHVHCVEEGAIADHILAWREKLLNVHIEDMVRGVHEHLRFGAGTIDFPPVIRALQASGYSGGVHVELSRHSHMAPEVLRESFEFLSGLLKAES comes from the coding sequence ATGCGACTGGGTTACAACACCAATGGACTGTCCGACCATCGCTGGGATCAAGCCCTGGAGCTCATGGCAGCGGTGGGGTATCAGTCGGTGGCGATTACCATCGATCACCACTGCCTCAATCCGTTCTCGCCGAAGCTGATCGACGACGTCAATCGCATGCGCCGGCTGCTGGATCGATACCGGTTGACCTCTGTCGTCGAGACCGGCGCGCGGTTCCTGCTGAATCCCCGGCAGAAGCACGAGCCGACGCTGGTCAGTCCGACGGAATCGGAACGGGCCGGGCGGATCGACTTCCTGCGACGCTGCATCGACATCGCCCACGATCTCGGCGCATCGGCGGTGTCGTGCTGGTCCGGCGTGCTTCGGAATGACGCCCCGGCAGAGGACGTCTGGGCGCGCCTGACGTCGAGTCTGCCGGGCGTGCTGGACTATGCAGGGACGAAAGGGCTGCGGCTCGCCTTCGAACCGGAACCCGGCATGTTCATCGAGAAACTCGACCAGTTCCGCGAGCTGAATGAGCGGCTGGGACGGGACGACCTGGGGCTGACGCTCGACATCGGACACGTCCACTGCGTCGAAGAAGGGGCCATCGCCGACCACATCCTGGCGTGGCGGGAGAAGCTGCTCAACGTCCACATCGAGGACATGGTCCGCGGCGTTCACGAGCACTTGAGGTTCGGGGCGGGGACGATCGACTTCCCGCCGGTGATCCGGGCGCTCCAGGCATCCGGCTATTCCGGGGGGGTGCACGTCGAACTGAGCCGGCACAGCCACATGGCCCCGGAGGTCCTGCGCGAGTCGTTCGAATTCCTGAGCGGACTGCTGAAAGCGGAAAGCTGA
- a CDS encoding cysteine hydrolase family protein, producing the protein MSRALLVIDVQNEYFTGALPITHPAGHLSQILKAMDAASAAKTPVVVVQHHFPRPAPPIFQRGTPGWELHPDVAARPRDLLIEKTLPGSFTGTPLESWLRERGISTLTIAGYMTHMCCDTTARQGVHRGFTVEFLRDATGTLALSNPAGEVTAEELHRAILCAQQQLLSEVLDVETWAGRL; encoded by the coding sequence ATGTCGCGCGCGCTCCTCGTCATTGACGTGCAGAACGAATACTTCACCGGGGCGCTGCCGATCACGCATCCCGCCGGGCATCTGTCGCAGATTCTGAAGGCGATGGATGCCGCGTCGGCCGCGAAGACTCCCGTGGTCGTCGTGCAGCATCACTTTCCGCGGCCGGCACCTCCGATCTTTCAGAGAGGGACGCCTGGCTGGGAGCTGCATCCGGACGTTGCGGCGCGGCCGCGCGATCTGCTGATCGAGAAGACGCTGCCGGGCAGTTTCACCGGGACGCCGCTCGAAAGCTGGCTGCGGGAGCGGGGGATCTCGACGTTGACAATCGCCGGCTACATGACGCACATGTGCTGCGATACGACGGCCCGGCAGGGGGTGCATCGGGGGTTCACGGTCGAGTTTCTGCGGGATGCGACGGGGACGCTGGCGCTGTCGAACCCGGCGGGGGAGGTGACGGCCGAGGAGCTGCACCGGGCGATTCTGTGCGCTCAGCAGCAGTTGCTGAGCGAGGTGCTGGATGTGGAGACGTGGGCGGGGCGGCTGTGA
- a CDS encoding histone deacetylase: protein MTLLYQDAVFEEHQTGRHPEQPARLASIRTALDRSGLAARCVPGRLRSASVDELCRLHAREHVDRIQTFAAGGGGRIEADTVMSPRSWEVARLAAGTALAAVDEVVSGRHRQALCLVRPPGHHAVAESPMGFCLFNNVALAAEHALRVYDLDRILIVDWDVHHGNGTQDLFYDRSDVWFLSAHRFPFYPGSGAATETGTGAGLGATFNLPLAFGTSRREILSRFESLLADACARCRPQLVLVSAGFDAHRLDPIGSLGLETEDFGGLTKLVQQAAGEWCEGRLVCLLEGGYDLQALGESVALHLETLLAAG from the coding sequence ATGACACTTCTTTATCAGGACGCCGTCTTTGAAGAGCACCAGACGGGACGCCATCCGGAACAGCCGGCCCGTCTGGCGAGCATTCGCACAGCGCTCGACCGGTCGGGGCTGGCGGCGCGCTGCGTTCCGGGCCGGCTGCGCAGCGCGAGCGTCGACGAGCTCTGCCGACTTCACGCGCGGGAGCATGTCGACCGGATTCAGACGTTCGCCGCCGGCGGGGGCGGCCGGATCGAAGCGGACACCGTGATGAGCCCCCGCTCGTGGGAGGTGGCCCGCCTGGCGGCGGGGACGGCGCTGGCGGCCGTCGATGAGGTGGTCTCGGGCCGGCACAGGCAGGCGCTCTGCCTGGTGCGACCGCCGGGGCACCACGCCGTTGCAGAGTCTCCGATGGGGTTCTGCCTGTTCAACAACGTGGCGCTGGCGGCCGAGCACGCATTGCGGGTCTACGATCTCGATCGGATTCTGATCGTCGACTGGGACGTGCATCACGGGAACGGGACCCAGGACCTGTTCTACGATCGTTCCGACGTCTGGTTTCTGTCGGCGCATCGGTTTCCGTTCTATCCGGGGTCGGGAGCGGCGACGGAAACGGGGACCGGAGCCGGGCTGGGTGCGACGTTCAATCTGCCGCTGGCGTTCGGAACGTCGCGGCGCGAGATTCTCTCGCGTTTTGAGTCGTTGCTGGCGGACGCCTGCGCGCGCTGCCGGCCGCAACTGGTGCTGGTGAGCGCGGGCTTCGATGCGCACCGGCTCGATCCGATCGGGTCGCTGGGTCTCGAAACGGAAGACTTCGGGGGGCTGACGAAGCTGGTGCAGCAGGCGGCGGGTGAGTGGTGCGAGGGGCGGCTGGTCTGCCTGCTCGAAGGGGGTTACGACCTCCAGGCGCTGGGAGAGAGCGTGGCGCTGCATCTCGAGACGCTGTTGGCGGCCGGTTGA
- a CDS encoding HAD-IIA family hydrolase, with the protein MDGVLYRGSALIPRADEFINTLRERNIPFRLLTNNSQRARRDVVAKLTRMGIDVEDEHIFTSAMATARFLAEQKPGGTAFVIGEGGLLTAMHQYGYAIVDHDPDYVVVGEGRTFNLELVEQAVRMILQGAKLIATNLDPNCPVQNGLRPGCGAMVAMLEIATGVKAFSVGKPSPVMMRAARKELGLATAETTMIGDTMETDILGGVQLGFQTVLVLSGGTSRADLLKYAYRPELVVESLGELADILNQQEWVGPAQQHAAKRNGSARRMSAAVGAY; encoded by the coding sequence ATGGATGGCGTCTTGTACCGCGGCTCCGCGCTCATCCCCCGTGCGGATGAATTCATCAACACGCTCCGCGAGCGCAACATCCCGTTCCGGCTGCTGACCAATAACAGCCAGCGCGCCCGCCGGGACGTCGTCGCCAAGCTGACCCGGATGGGGATCGATGTCGAGGACGAACATATCTTCACGAGCGCGATGGCGACGGCGCGGTTCCTCGCCGAGCAGAAGCCGGGCGGAACGGCCTTCGTCATTGGCGAGGGGGGGCTGCTGACCGCGATGCACCAGTACGGTTATGCGATTGTGGATCACGATCCCGATTACGTGGTGGTGGGGGAAGGGCGGACGTTCAATCTCGAGCTGGTCGAGCAGGCGGTGCGGATGATCCTGCAGGGGGCGAAGCTGATTGCGACGAATCTCGATCCGAACTGTCCCGTGCAGAACGGGCTGCGGCCGGGCTGCGGGGCGATGGTGGCGATGCTGGAGATTGCGACCGGCGTGAAGGCCTTCAGCGTCGGCAAGCCCAGCCCGGTGATGATGCGGGCCGCCCGCAAGGAACTGGGGCTGGCGACTGCGGAGACGACGATGATCGGCGACACGATGGAAACCGACATCCTGGGGGGCGTGCAGCTCGGGTTTCAGACCGTGCTGGTCCTCAGCGGGGGGACGAGTCGCGCCGATCTGCTGAAGTACGCCTATCGTCCCGAGCTGGTGGTGGAATCGCTCGGGGAACTCGCCGACATTCTGAACCAGCAGGAGTGGGTCGGACCGGCGCAGCAGCATGCCGCGAAGCGGAACGGCTCAGCGCGACGGATGTCCGCGGCCGTGGGCGCCTATTGA
- a CDS encoding DUF2262 domain-containing protein encodes MANSFKPPGIRSLVEIDRADCKYGSRSIMIEGLVSGSSQGGWPGKASTFKVHCYSLAAWRRAGKPIVERELTILRPVPVDADGSYFRDFPAYSTQRIRILLSTDETRAIVKDVLETGITDDELQAIADKLQQPVVVWHDQFGRMALDRTLDYFNGVGRWDGVAVTVSVPAEQDSPVAQALAAAESLWASQKEWKKQIEQAIASDLVDLWNRTWRSPGEKKLSGRQFLQQISPDSVVFQRDGEFEFYYCDDDLFAGHLISVRGDLQGGLGTASLSG; translated from the coding sequence GTGGCAAACTCCTTCAAACCGCCAGGAATCAGGTCGCTGGTCGAGATTGATCGTGCCGACTGCAAGTATGGCTCGCGCAGCATCATGATCGAGGGGTTGGTCTCCGGGAGCAGCCAGGGGGGGTGGCCGGGCAAGGCTTCGACTTTCAAGGTGCACTGCTATTCGCTGGCGGCGTGGCGACGCGCTGGCAAACCAATCGTCGAGCGCGAACTCACCATTCTGCGACCAGTTCCCGTCGACGCCGACGGTTCGTATTTCCGGGATTTTCCGGCGTACTCAACGCAGCGTATTCGCATCCTGCTGTCGACAGACGAAACGCGGGCCATCGTGAAAGATGTGCTTGAAACCGGCATCACAGACGACGAATTGCAGGCGATCGCCGACAAATTGCAACAGCCGGTGGTCGTCTGGCACGATCAGTTTGGCCGGATGGCGCTGGATCGCACGTTGGACTACTTCAATGGTGTTGGCCGGTGGGACGGAGTTGCCGTGACCGTGTCCGTACCGGCCGAGCAGGACTCACCGGTGGCACAGGCCCTGGCGGCAGCCGAATCCCTCTGGGCCTCACAGAAAGAATGGAAGAAGCAGATCGAGCAGGCGATCGCCAGCGATCTGGTCGACCTCTGGAATCGTACCTGGCGGAGTCCGGGTGAAAAGAAACTGTCCGGGAGGCAGTTTCTGCAACAGATCTCGCCGGATTCTGTCGTCTTCCAGCGAGATGGCGAGTTCGAGTTCTATTATTGCGACGACGATCTCTTCGCCGGTCACTTGATCAGTGTCAGGGGGGATCTGCAGGGCGGCCTTGGAACGGCTTCGTTGAGCGGGTGA